A region of the Falco peregrinus isolate bFalPer1 chromosome 4, bFalPer1.pri, whole genome shotgun sequence genome:
ATTTGTGCTGTTAGATACACTGTGCAGAAACCCTAAGAATGCCAACAATTTGGTTATAAAAAATAGTTCAACCTCAGTTCAAATTACTTCACTGTGAAAACTgcacaaatttaattttggtaaaagctgcagaagggaaggtTTTGTTTGGTACAAACCGTATTATTTTGTGAagctggggatttttttgttcacaTAAAAAGACTGAAATCCTTCATTTGCTCAGGTTTACTCATGAGAAGAAGGTGATTTTAAGCCACAACATTTTGAGtagagggaaggagggaagagtGTTGAGCAGATAAGTCTGAGCTTTCTGTGACTGAAATGACAAGCATTGGAGGTACAGCTTGCCAGTATGGATTTTAAAGAGATGAGTTTTCTGATGAtgtgaaaaaaaggcagacGGACTGTAGGAAAGAGATGAACAATCACTATTGCAAGGctagaaagcaagaaaaataatagagCTATCAAAGGATATAAAGAAAAGAGTGACAggagaaatgagaaggaaagatCGAGAATTATCTATGTCTTGGAACAGTTTTTGGACCACGGTGATGGGAACTTGtcagaaaaacatgcaaagagCAACAGAGCTTTCCTGGTGCTGATGTCCcagggctgtggtttggagttttaattatttgtgcATATTGTATCATGTGGTGCTCTTCCTCTTCACAGTTCTGGGGATTTTAAGATCACAAAGCACAACTGCCACTGCATTTTTGCGATGTCCTGTTAGCACAGGCTACTGAGCATCAACCAGAAAAAGCtgctctcagggtcagtttttCACTGtgatcctttaaaaatatttgattttgaaaagctggtttcagcttcataatttttaattcatttgtcTGCCAGTCATTTAGGAACAGACTATTCTAGGGTGCAAGGTATTCTTACATTTACCCCCTTACCTGCCTGTAAAAATGAggtagagagaaaaaaggagagtcCAGGTTTTTATACCAAAGCTTGCAGTGctgccacagagctgctttaTGTACCAATGCCAATTTTCTCAGCTTCTATAAACTATGTTTCTGGTGTATTCCTTACCTTTCAAAGGGGCAACATGGTTGACTGAGAACTGacttatttgctttttcctgtcATCCAATGTACTTTAATTCTGACCTTGAATTTTGGCAGTAACTCTgtgcatttgtgttttctgttctttcagtcCTGATCAAGCTTCTCCAGCTCCAGGGTGTCACCTACTCCTTGCCAGTGGTCAGTAGCCTCTTGCAGAAGTCCTGGAAGAAGTCTTTTCACACACTCCTCCTCAATTTACTAAAGAAAGGCCATGTCTGCTTTCGATCTGGCGAACGAAAGCATGCAGGGTACAGAGCCTGAGATAGAATACATCACCTCAGGGATAAAACTGAGGGATGAGACGTTTGTCTTTGTTGATGGTAAATGGGTGAATGACATGTACTGCCAACCACCATTTGCTTACCACCGGAAGCTCTTTAGCAAGAAGGTACAGAATGAGTGGAGCATCTTGGAGGAGAACAAAGCACTCTGGGAGGAAAACCAAGCCCTTTGGATGGAAAACAGAATGctctgggaagaaaacaagtcTCTGCAACGTCTCCAGATACAGAACAAAACTGTCCAGGTTATTTACACTGATGCCATTCAGCAAAGCctccagaaggaaaagaagcttgTCCCATTCTTCCAAAAGAGGAACACAGGCTTTCAGGTCAGCCCAGGCAACAAAAGTCTCCAGGCAgttcagcaaaagcagagagTCTTAGAGGATTTCCAGCAGGATAACAGAACAGTCCCCATCATCTGGAAAGACCAAAAAGCCATCACAGTCCATGAAGAGAGCAAAGATACCAGCTCAGATCTTCAGAAGGACCCTGATGCCATCACAGCTGTGGAAGAAGGTAACCCTGgcccagccctccagcagaAACATGAAGCTAAAATCAAGAGCACCACCTCAACCCAGAACAAGGTCAAGTCTGCCCCAAGCATGCAGGGTGAGTACGAAATCATCCGGGCTCTCCAGGACTTCTATGAATACCTCCACATCTTCCTGCAAGCAAACCATCTCCTTGGGGAGAAACAAGGCTGTCACATTCTCTATGATGTGAACAGATCCTTCCAAGAAGATTACAATAAATTGAAGCTGCAGCTGAATGCTGTGAAAAACACTGTATCAGACATTACGGCTCAAATGGAAATGTTGGAAAAGGAGCTCGTTGCCATCACTTCCTCAATGTATGAGGAAGCAGGACAGAAGCTGGCAACTGTGCATCAGCTTGGAGAGATGTGAAGCTTGGTGCTAAGACCTGCTAGTTCAATTTCCTGGAAAGCTTCTCTCCTTGTTCCAGGGAACCTAATAAAATCCCAGTAGAGCCTGAAGACATCTGGTGAACATTGTGTTATTCTGAAACTTACTTACATGACTCGGATGTATTTCACCTTCTGAATATAACAGTGTGCGTGACTGTTATGAATTTGCCTAATGtcaggaaaacatgtttttcagcatttttttccaaaatttctgATAATAAGGCCTAGAATTTCAAAAGATAATTCATGCTTTTCACACTTATTTTGACGTACCTTCTGTTGGCCATGTTTTTCAGAGGGATGGGCACTTCTGGAAATGAGGATCCCAAGTGTGAGCTATATTTGTATCCCCAGTGGTCCCTTTCTTTCTTATGGCTGGCCAAGTTCAGTGGCTGAACTATGTCTTCTGCCATGCAACAGCCTTCCCTTTCTCACATAGGGTAAGCAGTGGATCATGGAAAATGTAGCCTCCCAGATGAGACAGGCCCATGAAAGACAATGGGACACAGAAAAATACGTTCTAGGTGCCATATATATACAGTCCTACTGTCTTCTTTTCCCAGTCCTTCATTCCCACTTAAActgttgtttctttcccttgtttAAAGCTCTTCCTCAGAAAAGAATCCATCTCTTGCCTCAGAGTATAACAAGACCATAAAGCAAATGTTGCCCACCAGAATAGCACATCCCCTTCAGCCCTGGTTATTTGTAAATTACCTTCACTGGTTTATACTTTAATTAGGCTTAATTCTTCTCAAATTGCCCTGTTTTGGTACACTTGAATAATCCTACTGATTTCAAGTGAGATTATTATTTGCTAATAAATGACACTTTTAGGATGTAGTTTGTATAGGAAAGACTGCTTAGCGTCTTATTTACAGCTCACTACTAAAAGAAAATCCCCTTAGACTTTGGTGGTCTTTTTGGACCAGCTCTTCTCTGTGGCCAGGAATGAAGTGTGTCTTTGTCTGCAGACAACCACATGTACTTAAGGAGCTaacagctctccagcctggaggagcATTGGTATTTCTGGTGGTATCACAGGGCAAGGGAAAGGGCAATGCCCTGCCCCTGTGCAGCAGAAGCCTCTGAGCAGTTTTGTGAGTCTGAGCTGTCTTTCTGAAATCTCCTGTTGGACTTAGGGGACCACACATACTGCAATAACTTACTGTCACATGCTGAGGACCGGGTTGGGGTAGGTATGCTGTGAAGCTAAGCTGTGATGTCTTCACCAGACTTGCTCCATCACCCAGTGTGTCCCTATCAACCAGAccactgcaggcaggtggggaagggctgaCCTGCTCTGTACCTTAatcatgctgctgcttctcttagGATTTTTacaccttctccctgcagcacctTTTTGTTTGAACGTCTGAtgattttcctcctttgttttgAACTGTTGATAACTGATATCAGCTCAGCAGTCCCCTTGCCATGtgctttcttcagctttgtttttgCACATTGCACAGCTTAGCAGCCACCGTACTGTCCTGTGTACAAGACCAGCTGATGAGGCACCTGCAGTTCATCACTAAGCTACTTTCAGCAGAACTGTCCCAGTGATTGGCAGCTCAAAAATTTGGGCCCTGCCTCAGGGACACAGCCCCAGAGAAAATGAAGGGAGGTCAGCGATATGTCCTCACCTGTGGTGGAAGAGGAGAGCAAGGATGCCACACTCATGTGGGTGCTTAGGCTGGGGGGGACACTGCTTCTGGGGAGAAGTGCCTGCTTCTGCACCACGGCTGAACTGTTGCATGCAATCATAGCCTGGGAGGGGTGGATAAAAAGACTACAGTGGGAAACATGGGTCCCAGCTCATAGTCCAAAGGCATACTCACAGCCCTCTGCTACAAAATGCTGA
Encoded here:
- the CBY2 gene encoding protein chibby homolog 2; this translates as MSAFDLANESMQGTEPEIEYITSGIKLRDETFVFVDGKWVNDMYCQPPFAYHRKLFSKKVQNEWSILEENKALWEENQALWMENRMLWEENKSLQRLQIQNKTVQVIYTDAIQQSLQKEKKLVPFFQKRNTGFQVSPGNKSLQAVQQKQRVLEDFQQDNRTVPIIWKDQKAITVHEESKDTSSDLQKDPDAITAVEEGNPGPALQQKHEAKIKSTTSTQNKVKSAPSMQGEYEIIRALQDFYEYLHIFLQANHLLGEKQGCHILYDVNRSFQEDYNKLKLQLNAVKNTVSDITAQMEMLEKELVAITSSMYEEAGQKLATVHQLGEM